The window AGTGGCAAGGTTACAACGTCCTCCAGCGTGAGGCTTCTCGTGCTGGTGCTTTCGAGGTTGGCTTCACTACTCCCTCTGCTGAGGTTGCCCAgaccaagcccaagttcgTCTGGCTCCTTGGTGCcgacgatgtcaaggaggCCGATATCCCCAAGGATGCTTTCGTCGTTTACCAGGGTCACCACGGTGACAAGGGTGCTCAGATCGCTGATATCGTTCTCCCTGGTGCTGCTTACACTGAGAAGGCCGGTACTTACATTAACACCGAGGGTCGTGTCCAAATGACCCGAGCTGCCACTTCTCTGCCTGGTGCCTCGCGAACTGACTGGAAGATCCTCCGAGCTGCCAGTGAGTTCCTTGGCGCTCCCCTTCCTTACGATGACGTCGCCATGGTCCGAGACCGCATGGTTGAGATCAGCCCTGCTCTGGCCGCATACGACGTTGTTGAGCCCGTCGCCCTCCCTGCCCTGAGCAAGGTTCAGCTTGTGGACCAGAACAAGGGTGCCAAGGTTACTGGAGCTCCCCTCAAGAAGGTTATCGACAACTTTTACTTCACAGATGTTATCTCACGAAGGTATGTAAACTTGATTTATCATGTACCTGAATTTCCTACTAACAATCTCTTTAGCTCTCCCACAATGGCTCGCTGCTCAGCGGCCAAGGCTACTGGCGATGCCAGGACAAACTTTATGGCTCCTGGTATGGAGGAAGATAAGCCTATGGGTCAGGTCGAGTATGGCGTATAGGGCGGTGGTTGTAAAAGAATAGAAAGATCTGCTTTGTTTTAATGCGTCTGGCAAGTTCGTAGTATGTACATATTGGACGTCTGACAGAGGGCCTGAAGGTAGATAAGTTGAATACCTAATTCCCTTCACTACGATGTGCACTTCCACGGGCTTTGCCGTTTCACATCGGTTTTCTCTTTCGATTGATGTTCGGAAGGAACATGAACATGTCCTTATCGCATGTTGCTTTGGATGCTCCATCGACGTACTTGACTGGTGAAAGCTGGGTTTCTGGTGCAGGTCCGTAAGTCTGTTCCTAGTTGGCTTTGCGAGCCTGCTCCTGTGCAAGTTGTTCTTTTTTAATTTCTGCCTCGATCCTTGCCCGATGTGCAGCTAACTCTGCTTCCCGAATTCCCGCCATTTGGGCAGACCGCGCCACGAAATCCATCATAGTGTTGGCCTGGAACTCGCGCAACGATCGATTTTGCCTTTCTGACTGTGTAATTGATGGTATGTCATGGTGGGAATCCTGCGGTAGCCTGGCTTCCATGTTTGCGATCATGTTGCTCAAATGTTCGGGTTCAACGCCGCGTGGGATGTCTGGTGCAGTTGTACCCTCTATCTTGTCGAGGGCTTCATATCGTCGTCCATCTTGAAGAATGCGCTCGTGCTCGCGCATGCACAGCGCGAGGAAGTTTtcgttggtgctgatgaCGTGGGCATCGAGACCTTCGAGCTCTGCTTgcaaaagatcaagtttGGTCGTTGATGTGATGTCGCACAGGGTTTCATCTTTGCTTATAGGACGGAAGATGGCGGGCGCGACGTTCAGTAATGGGGGAATGATTGCGAGGCCATCCGGATCAGGAACATGCTTGGGATATTCCAAGCGACCCGGGCCTGAAACAGGACGGTCGGGTGGCTGAGCCATAGTTATATTTATGTATCGACTATGTAGCGCCTTGAAGAAACTAATTCATCAAAGCGTGGATCATTTGTGGCTGTATGCAATTGATGCTACACAGCAGCCAATGTTTGAGATGAGTGGTTGAAGAGGGACGAGAGAAGGGTTGGTGTTACACAGAGGAGGGTGGCTGCATCTGCACCTGCATAAGTGGACGTTATTTATGGTGCTAGAATAAGGATCCGCGATGGGCCTGATCATGAAAATATTTTGTAAACAAAGCGTCAACGTTGCGAGGGGCAATTCGTTTATTAGGCAGAAATGAACGGTTTCTTGAAAATAAAATAATCATAAAATTAATAATTATGGAAGCAAGAAGTGAGCAAAAGAATCGACTTCAGGCAGTGAAGGAGTAAACAGGGTTGAATTAAGGTAGTAGTTTCGTGATAATACTCCAAGCATGATATCTACCGAGTACATGTCTTTGACACACAAGAACCACCCATTTCTTGCTATAAATACAATGCTAACCCCATACTCCGTCAAGCGCCTTATACTAATATGATTAACTTATATCCAAAGATTGGGGTGCTTGTCTGGTAACTGAGATCGATACCAGCAGGCCTCCCCGTGTGCACATATACAATTCATGGCCGAAGGCATGCTGGACTAGCCAAAAAGCTCCCATAAATCAAGAGATCCCGCTGTGAGATAGAAATACTCTCATATTGAGAGATTGTCACCAACGTTGCATCCAAATAACCAAACGAGGAATTTGTTCAGTATGTCCTTAGTAGGGAACGCTGGACGACAGACTACCCCGAGCTATCATCCTCGTGATGGCAGAACGTTTCGAACATATTCCCTCATGAGCCTGACGCCCGCTCTCACAATATCTTCGAGTCGTTGATCTTTGCGCTTCCTCAGCCATAATAGAACAACCGACAGAATAACGAGGTCAGCAAATATGTGTTTGACCAACAACCAGGCAAACCACTTCACCCATGCTGGGACACTGCGCTCCTTCTTCGTTCGCCACTCTCGACCCGTCATAATTTGTTCTCGTAACGCAGCTACCTCGGCGGACATGGTGGTTAAAGCTCGTTCAACCTTTCGCTGCCAGCGACCACTGCTTCGATCGCTAGTTGGTACATCaacttcgtcgtcttccagGTCTACCTGTCGCTGAGATCGCAGTTCCGCTTCGTCATACTCGCTCATCGGCCTTAACTCTTTTAGGGGACCTTCGCCATCGCTTGCTTGCTCgggttcttgttgaggttgttgtgCGCCGGCACCAGTCGATTGGTTGGGCCTCGGCGACGATAATGAAGAGCTTGGACTGTTATCCTTAATCTGATTCCATACAAATTCGAGTTCTGACACAAGTTCCTCAGCGTCCCTGGGAAACCCATGTTAGTTGATTCGTGTAGTTCGTGTTGATTGATAGTGCTCACGGTGTCGTCGCATATCGATGCATCGTATCTATCAGCGCCTCGATATATCTCCTCTTTGACTCTGTTCGGCTCAATCCTTTTTGTAGGTTCCATGCATCCCATTTATCTTTCTCGCGCTGAAGTTCGTCGGACGCCAACCCCGAGGCGGCAGTCGGACGTTCCAttacaccatcaacatcaccctCCATTGCCTGCTTATAGAGTCCATAAAGCCGGAGTCGATCGGTCGGCGGTGGCCTCGATGCGCCAGTTTTGGGTATCTTTTTAACTGTGTTGAGAGCGTGTACAAACACGCGATCTGATTACACGTCAGCCACCACTTCCACGTTGAGCACCGGTTGTACAATACGACATACCTACTGAATCCGCCATTTTTGCGGCTATGCTTTGTGTAAAAAAACGACTCGCGACACGCAAATTGCGGCCGATGAGAGGGAGTGGCAATTGCGTCGAGGTGCAAGTCGAGCTTCGATATGGGGGTCCTTTATCGGACCTTGAGCCGTCCAGACCGCGGCTTGATGGCCGAGATAACGGAACCCCACAAGCCAGGAATGGAAAGGAGAACAACAAACTCGAATTTGAAGGAACGATTAATCTTGTGTATCAAGAAAGAATTAAgtaagagagagagaataaGTGTAAAGATAAAAGGCAGCCAAAGAAACGCCTAGTCGCCCGTGTGTTATGGCTCCATTGGGAAAAGAAAGGAGGGTCCTTGAAACTAAGATGATGGATCAACGCTCGATCAGAAGCAATTGGATGATGAAATGATGTTAGATCTTGACCTGGGCCGGGACCTGTGGAGGACCTCGGCGCCCACGGGTAACGGGCAGTTACGTGCCAATGGATGGCCCTCGGAGGATACGCTTTCAGGGCCGTCTCCACTAGAAGAGGCACATCCCCAGGGGGAGGGGATGACATCTGGGGATGGATTCGATAGAGtacaaagatgatggatctTTAATTAATTCTCTGTGCAATACGGAGTACATGGGCATGATATCTATTACAACTCAGTACAACTCACATAAATTATTTGAATTATGTTTCCCACTTTCTCTGTGTGTCCCTTTGTCACTCACCAAGCTCTCGTCGAAACATATACCTCTAAGTCGTATTTTACCTTGTACCGAGCTTATTCCCCCCTCCTTTCAGCGGTTCGAGATCTCGGGATCTGAAGGCCAACCCCTGCATCCAGTGTCCTCATGAACCGAGACACGTGAAGACAGATAAAGTGTATACATTGGACCGGCAGCCTTGCTAGCTTTGAAAGACTTTATAACCCGTAACTTTAACTCTATTGGTAAATTTTAATGACGTGCAGCATTGGCTGAACGACATTTGACGACCCAACTTGACTGCGATtacaagaaaaaaagcagCTGGTATTGACTTGTTCATTCTCATCCCTTAAACTTAGCCTCACAGTAACCACTAGAAGTATAAAAGACGGTATTAATAGATTAGTCTCTTATATAGAGTAGACTCTTGTACTATTCGCTTTTTATACCCTAAATGTTCGGTCAACCGTTGTTCGCTGGAAATCCATGATTTGcatatcatcaagatcccGACTCCGCCTTGCGCGATTCCGCCTTCTCCTCCagccattgcttcttcttaGCTTCGTAAACTTTCATGACTTTCTCGTTCTTCAACACTTGTAGCGCTGCCTTTCCACCTGCTTCCGCCTTGCGTTTAGCAACGCCGAAGGCCAgctgtttgtttgtctctcCCCACCCATCAAGATAGACTCCGATGGCAAACAGCGGAAGGCCCGTGTCCCTATCTTTTCTCTTGCATGGCATGTCCTCGTACCGGAGTTTGACTCCAGGCACCGCGATCGCTGTACTCAGGCGAGCCTTCGCGTTTTGCTCTGTCAGGGGTTCCAcagccttggcttcgggCTGCGTAGATTGTTCTTGCATGGTAGGAGATTGCTGGGTGATGATGGGCTGCGCTTGGGCTATTATTTCCCGATAACTTTCTGCTTGCTGGATCTGGCCTTTGATTGTTCGACCCCATAGCATCTTGAGCCAAGCAACGGCGTTTGCGTTTCCCTGAGGATGCGATTTGACGACTGCTCCAACGTATGCCTCAAAAACATCACCTTGAAGCTTAATGAcgtccttgttgttcttctgtGTTTGTAGCAGGACTGTCATCTTGCCAACGTCTATAGGCAATTGCGTTTTATGTTCCATGCCGTATTCTCGGTAGTACCCAGCGAGTGTGACATTTCGCACAAGCTGTTCGCGGATTTGGCTGCACCGGCCTGATGGAAGATGCGGAAAAGTCTCGAATATGAATTCTGTTGATATCATTTCAAGTGTCGCGTCACCGTACCATTCCAGCTTCTCCCAGTTTGGACCTCCAAGTCCGGGGTGTCTAAAGACTTGCGCTTCCAGGTCGGGATTGATTGGTGGAAGAGGTGGCAGGCCGTCGGGTATCTCTGTGGAAGACCATCGCGAAATGCCTGGCGCAACAGAGGCAACCGTAGCAACCTGCACGCGCTTGCGTGGCTCGTCTAGTGACTCTTCTGCCGGTCGTTTTGACATGTTGTGACTTAGCTGCCCGGTGGCCTGAGAAAAACAGCGGAAGGATCTAGCTAGGCTGAACGAGATCGGCGGGTTTTGATGTTAGTGATTGGGTTCGTTGTTTTTCTTCCAGGGCTTAGGTACGAGGTATGCCGAGTATCAGACTGAAAAATTGCTCTGAGCTTCTCTAGTGACTAACGAACAATCTGTTACATCTGAAAATTCGATATCTGCCTCTTTATTCcgcctcttcttctctttctttcaaaggataaaaaaaaaaagagcagcAATCTTCGCGATACTAAGAACAATAATTGACGAGGGTCACGTGATCCCTGCTTTGTGGTGTAATGTTCCAAGATCCAATATCAAATTGAGCACCAGGCAAGCGATTGAATGAGCCTTTTGATAAATTAGATTTGGTAATTACGTCTTCAAGAGAAAGTCGATGGTAAAATAGAGTGCATATGTTCATATCAAAGTCGAGTGGCACTCTATAGAAGTGCATTTTTATTGGTCCGTTTGGAATCGGTCTTCTAACTGAGGACCCGCATTATGATCGCATTGTCCAATCGGGGCTTTTGTTCAACTTTTGCGCAGACTACATATGAGACGTCAATTCAATCACTGGAAAATTGACAGGAGCAACATTTAATGTCAATCACGTCGAGATGAGTGTCCCACGCGCGCGGATATTGGATCTGATGAAGGTGATTCTATCGAAACCGGTACGGTATTTCTCGTACTGATCTTCCACAGGCGCAATGCCAGGTCTTCGCGACGTCCTACAACCCTGAGGGTGTCCGTATGGGCACCAAGATCCTCCGACAACGACTACGAGGTCCAGCCACGGCAGCATACTACCCTCGAAAGACAGCGACGATACAGGACCTCAAGCGCGAATTCGGACCAACCCTGGCAACCTGGGatgagggggaggaggacCGATTCGAGTACATCGAGGAGTAAGCTGGAAACTGCAACCTTGGAAATAGGTGCGAAAGTGCTGACAATTTGATTCCAGACTCAAGCTTCGCGGAAAGAGtgcgcccaagaagaagaagggacCTCCAGGTATGTATCCTCGACTCGCAGGCTCCAAGGAGTCACTAACAGCTTTCCAGCTCCTACCGGCAAGAAGCGATAAATCAAACAATGAATGTAATGACAAATTCGATCTCGATCATGGCAATGTAGGAAATTCCAGGGATCCCCTACAAACAGTAGACGATATTTCGATTTTACGACTCCTTGTATGTGGTGTTGGGGcagtgatgacgaggaaagccaagacatctATGGTTTTCTCTTCAGTATGTACAATTACTTGTATTACCGCAAAGAATGCGTTGTTCAATTCTCAATTAGGAACGTTTGTCTATGTTTTGATCTGTTGCTTGTTCGATTGTTGGGTCGGAAGCCCGTCCAACTGCGAAAAGGAAATCGATGCCTAGATTCGCTCAACAATCCAGCCACACTTCTCATGAATGTTGAAGTATCTCAAGGGTTCATATTGGGCAGATGAGTGGCAACATCTTATGGCATTAAAGTGACAAGTTCTGCTCAATGTGACGTGGGTACAAGCTTGGAGCGAGAATGCCTTGGTCTACTCGCAACCCTTTCCTCACAATCTATTCGAGTTGTTTGTACTTGGCAATTCAAGCTGGTGCACTATTCTgtctctccatcttcttgccGCAGAAAGAGCTTCCAACCGTCGTTCTCCGTGTATGGGCAACTAATTCATATCGACCATTTGGGGAATATTAAGATTGGCATGCACGCTTCAGTTTCATATTCCATATTAGACGGCTTTATTCAGGCAGGAAGTCTTCTCTGTGGACATCTACTATGGAAGTGTAGAAGACTCGATCCTGCATTGGCGTGCCTGAATCTACTATAGGAACAATAGCAGTGACAAAGCCACGATGTTCAAGATATAGGGCATCGCATTTAGTGACTGCAGGCCCCTATTTAATCTGCCAGTGCCAAATGCATGCGACATCTATAACAAAAGTGGAAGGAACAGAAGTGGCCAGTCTGCTCCTGTCGGCCGTTAGCACCTGCCACTTTACGCTCCTTCCATCTTCACTTTCCTTCCGCTTGGCTTGCCGAAAAAGCTGCGTCAGTGATTAACCTCCACTTCCCTTCCGTCACCatatcctcttcctttcttccaacCCTTCacactcttcttcttctcttcactAATCTCCCCTCAGCACAATCAatcagcctcttcttggTTCGTACATTCAGTACATTCACTCTCTTTGTCTCACATTGCGTGTTACTTGCGTCCACTCCCTCACTACAATTCTTATCCGATCACGGTCTCGCCAGATTCTTTGCATCAAAAGTTCAACCCAACCGGTGCGACTACATGTCTTCACCTGGATATTCTCAGGCGTCGCCTGAAAAGAACAGCCCTATCTTCACGGCTGTTGCGCAGGGCGACACTTCAGGCAGTTCCCCACGTGCCCCTGTTCTGGTCAGTAAACTTTTAGCTTTGTTGGCTTTATTGGATTTGCCATAGAGTGGCTTGATATCACACCACGTTTCCCTCCTTGTCTCTTTTACTTACGAACAACTTACTGATGTAAACCACAGAAGGAAACAGGTAAAATAAACCCGTCAAAGAAAAGCATCTCGGCCCTCACGACGTCGAAGCTCGCGAACCAAGGTCTCCCAAAGGTGAAACTATCCATCTGACTCGCGACAAATAATTTACTAACCATTATAGAAGATGAAAATCAGTCACGATTACTCGACTACCGAACAATCTTACCCTGTGGACAAGCtccttgccaagattgaggagcAGAATATGGATCAGCAGGCCGATTCCCTCAAGGCGAATCACGAAGGAGTCTACTACACAAGAGTATTTGACCATGCGTCCTCAAGCAACTCCCTGCCCGTCACTCCTGCTACCGATGCCTTTCCAAGCACGGCTCCTACTACACGACCCGCCAGTGCTACTCTCGACGATGCTCGTAGCGAAAGCGAAGAAGTGGTCCGCCTGAAGTTGCAGCTCGCCCAAGCAGAGAGCAAgatttccaagcttgaccaagAGCTGGCAGACACCCGTGTCTCTAAGACTTTACCCGGTACCTCTGCCATTGGATCTAACAACACGTTTTACCCTACTCGTGAGGGTGTATGGGGATCTCCAGATGACGCTCATTCCGATACAAGCGATGCCATGTCTGCTTCCACCTTCAATCGTACTCGAGAAATCTGGGGAGCCCAACCTGGCCCCTTCACCAACACGCTTCAGGCACCGGTTGCTGAGCCGGCTCCTGGAAAATGGCTCGGGGGACGCGGTTTTAACCTTCCAGGCCCAGAACCTATTGGTCCCCCCTATCCCATCATGGAAGGCTTCCGTAACGAGCGTATGACTCCCGATTCAGAGATGATGCGCCCCGGTTACGGACGCCGTGGTAACCGTATCGAGAGTCGATTCAACTCCCCCCAGCCGCTTGGATCTGGTTATGGAGGAGGCTATAACAGCCCTGCCAACCAATCCGACTACATGGGTAGTCCTGTTCCTGGAGCACCTATGAATGCTCCTCAGGGACTTGGCCCTATGGGCGTCTACCCGCCCTATCCACCTCCTGCTGGAACACCTCTGTCACCTCATGCTTCCGAGTTCACTGCTGGATCTGGATGGAAGAATGAAGTTGGTCCACATGCCATGTACCAAACACGCAGGGGACTGGACCCAAGAGAGGTTCTGGCGCCCGAGGATCAGACATATCTCCCCCCAACTGAGCCACTGAACTACCGTCGTCTCTTGGATCGCAATGTCAACTGCAACTGGAAGTacattgtcgacaagatTGTATGCAACAATGATCAGCAAGCTTCTATCTTTTTGcagcagaagctcaaggtcgGAACCCCGGAACAAAAGTTTGAGATCGTGGATGCGATCGTAGCCCAGGCGTACCCCTTGATGATCAACCGTTTTGGCAACTTTTTGGTGCAGCGATGCTTTGAGCATGGCACACCTGACCAGGTCATCCACATCGCCGAAGCTATTCGGGGCAACACTTTGAGCCTCTCCATGGATCCCTTTGGCTGCCATGTTGTCCAGAAGGCATTTGACTCAGTCCCGGAAAAGTATAAGGCCATTATGGTTTCTGAACTTTTGCGACGCATCCCGGAGACGGTTATTCATCGTTACGCTTGCCATGTTTGGCAGAAGCTTTTCGAGCTCCGCTGGACCGAGTCGCCCCCGCAGATCATGAAGTATGTCAACGAAGCACTGAGCGGAATGTGGCATGAAGTAGCCCTTGGGGAAACTGGTAGTCTTGTTGTGCAGAACATTTTTGAGAACTGTCTTGAAGAGGATaaggtatgttgagttgTTCTTATCAAAGTTATTATACTAACCCTTCGTAACAGCGTCCTTGTATCGAGGAGGTTCTTGCCAACATTAACATTGTGGCACATGGCCAATTTGGTAACTGGTGCATTCAGCACATCTGCGAACATGGTGCTCCTCCTGACCGCAGCCGGGCTGTTGACCACGTCATTCGTTATGCCGCAGAGTACAGTACCGATCAGTTCGCTTccaaggttgtcgagaagtGTCTGAAGATTGGCGGTTCAGACTTCCTCGGCCGCTACTTGGACCGAGTCTGTGAGGGTCGTCGCGATCGTACACGCATCCCACTCATCGACATCGCGAGTGATCAGTATGGCAACTACCTCATCCAGTGGATTCTCAACAACGCCTCTCCTCAGCATCGCGAGATTGTTGCCGCTCACATCCGAAAGCACATGGTCTCCTTGCGAGGTTCCAAGTTTGGTTCTCGTGTCGGCATGCTCTGCACCAACCATGCTGCTGCAACTCGTCCTGGTCCTGGCGCTGGTCCTGGAATGAGTGGACGCATGGGACCTGGACCACGCTACAGCAACGGCTACCGCTAAATTCTTCTATTCTTTGCCAATCGATCTCTTTTATCGCCATAGACATTTTTCTGCTAGGGAATGCAGAGCATTCCTCATTGcacttttgtttctgttc is drawn from Fusarium graminearum PH-1 chromosome 3, whole genome shotgun sequence and contains these coding sequences:
- a CDS encoding meiotic coiled-coil protein 2, translating into MSSPGYSQASPEKNSPIFTAVAQGDTSGSSPRAPVLKSISALTTSKLANQGLPKKMKISHDYSTTEQSYPVDKLLAKIEEQNMDQQADSLKANHEGVYYTRVFDHASSSNSLPVTPATDAFPSTAPTTRPASATLDDARSESEEVVRLKLQLAQAESKISKLDQELADTRVSKTLPGTSAIGSNNTFYPTREGVWGSPDDAHSDTSDAMSASTFNRTREIWGAQPGPFTNTLQAPVAEPAPGKWLGGRGFNLPGPEPIGPPYPIMEGFRNERMTPDSEMMRPGYGRRGNRIESRFNSPQPLGSGYGGGYNSPANQSDYMGSPVPGAPMNAPQGLGPMGVYPPYPPPAGTPLSPHASEFTAGSGWKNEVGPHAMYQTRRGLDPREVLAPEDQTYLPPTEPLNYRRLLDRNVNCNWKYIVDKIVCNNDQQASIFLQQKLKVGTPEQKFEIVDAIVAQAYPLMINRFGNFLVQRCFEHGTPDQVIHIAEAIRGNTLSLSMDPFGCHVVQKAFDSVPEKYKAIMVSELLRRIPETVIHRYACHVWQKLFELRWTESPPQIMKYVNEALSGMWHEVALGETGSLVVQNIFENCLEEDKRPCIEEVLANINIVAHGQFGNWCIQHICEHGAPPDRSRAVDHVIRYAAEYSTDQFASKVVEKCLKIGGSDFLGRYLDRVCEGRRDRTRIPLIDIASDQYGNYLIQWILNNASPQHREIVAAHIRKHMVSLRGSKFGSRVGMLCTNHAAATRPGPGAGPGMSGRMGPGPRYSNGYR